From Cucumis melo cultivar AY chromosome 1, USDA_Cmelo_AY_1.0, whole genome shotgun sequence, a single genomic window includes:
- the LOC127148256 gene encoding uncharacterized protein LOC127148256 isoform X2, which translates to MSYRPSNFMETDDMFLQFEDDLDNNIAGGSSSVGDNTESSSQQTTPTPRRRAQSRLLELERHVAINGRIPMTIAPGAEKPISPHAVRFSQAIGVCVRKTFPVRCLKWTDVGREYIEVVKGDLQRFFVLDFNDQAMNRFVEHQMLTTFKEFRADCHKHFKKYSDPEEARANPPNALVGRDEDWHFLCDHYISRAFQEQSRTNKAARQKQPYNHSSGSKSFLQRQHELAERRGQPVDRVELFRETHVRAGTFVSQAAEDAHPIPEGSQPLSEDEICDQVLGRRPGYSKGLGWGPKPKARRTASASSSSTSCSQSTQKEIELQAKLHEALERIEVQDRNHQALASQVEAMKKMIEDLTRAQQGPPHDP; encoded by the exons atgtcatatcgaccatcaaattttatggagacggacgatatgttcctccagtttgaggacgatttagataataacatcgcgggagggtcatcatctgtgggcgacaatacgg agtcttcttctcaacaaacgactccgactcctaggagacgtgcgcagtctcgactcttggagttagagcgccacgttgcaataaatgggcgcattccgatgacgatcgcccctggagcggagaagcctatttctccacacgccgttcgcttcagccaggcgataggcgtgtgcgtgcgaaagacatttcccgtccgctgtcttaagtggacggacgttgggagagaatacattgaggtcgtcaagggcgacctccag cgattctttgtgcttgatttcaatgatcaagcaatgaacaggtttgttgagcatcagatgctcacgacctttaaagagttccgggccgactgtcataaacatttcaaaaagtacagcgacccggaggaggctcgtgccaacccaccaaacgcattggttggacgtgatgaggattggcacttcctctgcgaccattatatcagccgtgcattccag gagcaatcacggacaaacaaggctgctagacagaagcagccttacaatcatagtagcgggtccaagtcgtttctacaacgacagcatgagctcgctgaaagaagagggcagccggtcgatcgtgtggaattgttccgggaaacacacgttcgagctgggacattcgtgtcgcaagccgccgaggatgcgcat cctatcccagagggtagtcagccactctctgaggatgagatatgcgatcaggtgttgggtagacgaccaggctactcaaaaggccttggttggggacccaagccgaaggcccgcagaacggcaagtgcaagcagttcgtcgacatcttgttcgcagtccacacaaaaagagattgaattacaagctaaacttcatgaagctttggaacggattgaagtacaagatagaaatcaccaagcattagcttcacaagtggaagctatgaaaaagatgattgaagacctaactcgtgcacaacagggaccaccacatgatccctag
- the LOC127148256 gene encoding uncharacterized protein LOC127148256 isoform X1 has protein sequence MSYRPSNFMETDDMFLQFEDDLDNNIAGGSSSVGDNTESSSQQTTPTPRRRAQSRLLELERHVAINGRIPMTIAPGAEKPISPHAVRFSQAIGVCVRKTFPVRCLKWTDVGREYIEVVKGDLQRFFVLDFNDQAMNRFVEHQMLTTFKEFRADCHKHFKKYSDPEEARANPPNALVGRDEDWHFLCDHYISRAFQEQSRTNKAARQKQPYNHSSGSKSFLQRQHELAERRGQPVDRVELFRETHVRAGTFVSQAAEDAHNQMLELQSQPIPEGSQPLSEDEICDQVLGRRPGYSKGLGWGPKPKARRTASASSSSTSCSQSTQKEIELQAKLHEALERIEVQDRNHQALASQVEAMKKMIEDLTRAQQGPPHDP, from the exons atgtcatatcgaccatcaaattttatggagacggacgatatgttcctccagtttgaggacgatttagataataacatcgcgggagggtcatcatctgtgggcgacaatacgg agtcttcttctcaacaaacgactccgactcctaggagacgtgcgcagtctcgactcttggagttagagcgccacgttgcaataaatgggcgcattccgatgacgatcgcccctggagcggagaagcctatttctccacacgccgttcgcttcagccaggcgataggcgtgtgcgtgcgaaagacatttcccgtccgctgtcttaagtggacggacgttgggagagaatacattgaggtcgtcaagggcgacctccag cgattctttgtgcttgatttcaatgatcaagcaatgaacaggtttgttgagcatcagatgctcacgacctttaaagagttccgggccgactgtcataaacatttcaaaaagtacagcgacccggaggaggctcgtgccaacccaccaaacgcattggttggacgtgatgaggattggcacttcctctgcgaccattatatcagccgtgcattccag gagcaatcacggacaaacaaggctgctagacagaagcagccttacaatcatagtagcgggtccaagtcgtttctacaacgacagcatgagctcgctgaaagaagagggcagccggtcgatcgtgtggaattgttccgggaaacacacgttcgagctgggacattcgtgtcgcaagccgccgaggatgcgcat aatcaaatgctggaactccaatcccagcctatcccagagggtagtcagccactctctgaggatgagatatgcgatcaggtgttgggtagacgaccaggctactcaaaaggccttggttggggacccaagccgaaggcccgcagaacggcaagtgcaagcagttcgtcgacatcttgttcgcagtccacacaaaaagagattgaattacaagctaaacttcatgaagctttggaacggattgaagtacaagatagaaatcaccaagcattagcttcacaagtggaagctatgaaaaagatgattgaagacctaactcgtgcacaacagggaccaccacatgatccctag
- the LOC127151376 gene encoding UPF0481 protein At3g47200-like, whose product MNSEEFVKMMLLDGCFVLEFMNSTICRKRYWGQNEDDWMDDTLLCGLLYDLKSDSTMFENQLPFFVRQKLFRQNEPPPSMNFMASMAHLFIATTGRYHLHCSEVDNTHKVRHLVDLLRFYYIPSSPDTEEYKNYKKTKRNKYINIPTITELCEAGVKLQRADETNSLMDFSFKNGLLKIPPFNIHINFEIQIRNLIVSEILHGGSDQKFIFYYLALLDDLINTEKDVSILVKKKIITNEIGGNDEQISELINNLRLNAPTFSPKYYYSNMSKDLNEYCNKWWHRSMAPLRRDYFNTPWASISFVAATVLLLLTLLQTLFSAPSILH is encoded by the coding sequence ATGAATAGTGAAGAGTTTGTGAAAATGATGCTCTTAGATGGTTGTTTCGTATTGGAGTTCATGAACTCAACAATCTGTCGTAAGAGGTATTGGGGTCAAAATGAGGATGATTGGATGGATGACACACTCCTTTGCGGTCTATTGTACGATTTAAAAAGCGACTCAACTATGTTCGAGAATCAACTTCCTTTCTTCGTTCGCCAAAAATTATTTCGACAAAATGAACCTCCACCATCTATGAACTTTATGGCTTCGATGGCACACTTGTTTATAGCGACAACGGGACGATATCATCTTCATTGTAGTGAGGTAGACAATACACATAAGGTAAGACACTTGGTGGATTTATTAAGATTTTACTACATCCCCTCCTCGCCTGATACAGAAGAGTACAAGAATTATAAGaagacaaaaagaaataaatatattaatataccAACTATAACCGAGCTTTGTGAGGCTGGTGTTAAGCTACAAAGAGCAGATGAAACCAACAGTTTGATGGATTTCAGCTTTAAAAATGGGCTTTTGAAAATTCCACCTTTCAACATTCATATCAACTTCGAAATACAAATTCGAAATTTGATCGTGTCTGAGATTCTTCATGGCGGGAGTGATCAGAAGTTCATATTTTATTATCTTGCATTGTTAGACGACTTGATTAACACAGAGAAAGACGTGAGTATACTTGTAAAGAAGAAAATCATAACCAACGAAATTGGTGGCAATGATGAACAAATTTCtgaattaattaataatctACGTCTGAATGCCCCAACCTTTTCACCTAAATATTACTACTCTAATATGAGCaaagatttaaatgaatattgCAACAAATGGTGGCATCGATCTATGGCTCCACTAAGACGTGACTATTTCAACACTCCATGGGCTTCCATCTCCTTTGTTGCAGCTACGGTCTTGCTTCTCCTTACTTTACTTCAAACCCTATTCTCTGCTCCATCTATTTTGCATTAA